The Candidatus Pantoea soli genome window below encodes:
- the yhbY gene encoding ribosome assembly RNA-binding protein YhbY, with protein MNLSTKQKQHLKALAHPLKPVVMIGGNGLTEGVLAEIELALNHHELIKVKIAAEDRETKQLIVEAIVRETKASNVQVIGNVLVLYRPAQERKITLPR; from the coding sequence ATGAATCTGAGTACCAAACAAAAACAGCACCTGAAAGCCCTTGCCCATCCGCTGAAACCTGTCGTGATGATTGGCGGTAACGGCCTGACCGAAGGCGTGCTCGCCGAGATCGAACTGGCGCTCAACCATCACGAATTGATCAAGGTAAAAATTGCCGCGGAAGATCGTGAAACCAAACAGCTGATCGTTGAAGCCATCGTGCGTGAGACCAAAGCAAGCAATGTGCAGGTTATCGGCAATGTGCTGGTGCTGTATCGCCCTGCCCAGGAGCGCAAAATTACTCTGCCACGTTAA